A single region of the Bacillus cereus genome encodes:
- a CDS encoding tryptophan--tRNA ligase, with the protein MSEKIMLTGIKPTGYPHLGNYIGAIKPALQMSKNNEGKALYFIADYHALNAVHDPEKFSSYTKEVAATWLSLGLGEDVIFYRQTEVPEILELAWILACLTPKGLMNRAHAYKAKVEQNKEAGLEVDAGVNMGLYTYPILMAADILLFQATHVPVGKDQIQHIEIARDIATYFNHTFGTTFTLPEYVVQEEGAILPGLDGRKMSKSYGNVIPLFAEQEKLRKLIFKIKTDSSLPNEPKEIETLFTIYKEFATKDEMQSMREKYETGIGWGDVKKELFRVVDRELAGPREKYEMYMNEPHLLYEALENGAEKAREIAKINLAEIKKRIGFERGR; encoded by the coding sequence GTGAGTGAAAAAATAATGTTAACAGGAATTAAGCCAACAGGTTATCCGCATTTAGGAAATTATATTGGTGCAATTAAACCAGCATTACAAATGTCAAAAAATAATGAAGGAAAAGCATTATATTTTATAGCTGACTATCATGCGTTAAATGCTGTGCATGATCCAGAAAAGTTCAGTAGTTATACGAAAGAGGTAGCAGCTACTTGGTTATCACTCGGACTTGGAGAAGATGTTATTTTTTACCGACAAACAGAAGTGCCGGAGATTTTAGAACTAGCTTGGATATTAGCTTGTCTAACTCCGAAAGGTCTTATGAACCGTGCTCATGCGTATAAAGCGAAAGTAGAGCAAAATAAAGAAGCAGGGTTAGAGGTCGATGCTGGAGTGAATATGGGATTATATACGTATCCGATTTTAATGGCGGCTGATATATTACTATTCCAAGCTACTCATGTACCAGTTGGAAAAGACCAAATTCAGCATATTGAAATTGCGCGTGATATTGCGACGTATTTTAATCATACATTCGGCACGACATTTACGCTTCCAGAGTATGTAGTGCAAGAAGAGGGTGCCATTTTACCCGGCCTTGATGGAAGAAAGATGAGTAAAAGTTATGGGAATGTGATCCCATTATTTGCAGAACAAGAAAAACTACGAAAGTTAATATTTAAAATCAAAACAGATTCTTCACTTCCAAATGAACCGAAAGAAATAGAAACGTTATTTACAATATATAAAGAATTCGCGACGAAAGATGAAATGCAGTCGATGCGTGAAAAGTATGAGACAGGCATTGGATGGGGAGATGTGAAAAAAGAGTTGTTTCGCGTTGTAGACCGCGAATTGGCTGGACCTCGGGAAAAATACGAAATGTATATGAATGAGCCGCATTTATTATATGAAGCGTTAGAAAACGGTGCTGAGAAGGCTCGTGAAATTGCGAAGATAAATTTAGCAGAAATTAAAAAACGGATTGGATTTGAGAGGGGGCGATGA
- a CDS encoding ROK family transcriptional regulator, producing MSEQFVTQKSIKETILRGIRTALLERGSATKVELSNTLEISFPTISKFIEKMKQDGEVTLAGLDDSSGGRRAKRYEYNPEYMLGLAIFLERNETNYTIFNCLGEVKEQGSTSSALIDTGLSVLTEHIESLIATFPKISSISIGVPGAVDNGRIFYIPGYEKFQNFNLKSHLEELFSIPVVIENDMNAAVLGYHKNTGSNDNSSLVYLYSGQNGPGAGIMVNGDVVRGSTFFSGEISFVPQYDNKNFLQALRSGDEVENSNNPEEYNIDAITRLIATCIAIINPHGFIFCDDEVNQFVIDQIVKSCPQYIPAEHIPKISVSNWKEDYLYGLKSLGLDLMITRTNKEN from the coding sequence TTGAGTGAACAATTTGTTACTCAAAAATCGATTAAAGAGACAATCCTTCGCGGCATTCGTACAGCTCTTCTAGAGCGAGGTAGTGCAACGAAAGTTGAACTTAGTAATACATTAGAAATTAGTTTTCCAACGATAAGTAAATTTATAGAAAAAATGAAACAAGACGGTGAAGTAACTTTAGCCGGTTTAGATGATTCAAGTGGCGGAAGAAGAGCAAAACGATATGAATATAATCCAGAATATATGTTAGGTTTAGCGATATTTTTAGAGAGAAATGAGACGAACTATACAATTTTTAACTGTTTAGGGGAAGTAAAAGAACAAGGAAGTACTTCAAGTGCATTAATTGATACGGGCCTAAGCGTATTAACAGAACATATAGAAAGTCTTATAGCTACGTTTCCAAAAATAAGTTCTATATCAATTGGTGTTCCTGGTGCAGTCGATAATGGGCGTATTTTCTATATTCCTGGATATGAAAAGTTCCAAAATTTTAATTTGAAAAGTCATTTGGAGGAACTGTTTTCTATACCAGTAGTAATAGAAAACGATATGAATGCTGCTGTGCTCGGCTATCATAAAAACACAGGAAGTAATGACAATTCATCTCTTGTATATTTGTATTCAGGTCAAAATGGGCCAGGTGCGGGGATTATGGTAAATGGAGATGTTGTACGCGGAAGTACATTTTTCTCAGGAGAGATATCTTTCGTCCCGCAGTACGATAATAAAAATTTCTTGCAAGCTTTGAGAAGTGGAGACGAAGTTGAAAATTCTAATAATCCAGAGGAATATAATATAGATGCTATTACCCGATTAATAGCTACATGTATAGCTATTATTAACCCTCATGGATTCATCTTCTGTGATGATGAAGTGAACCAATTCGTAATAGATCAAATTGTAAAAAGTTGTCCGCAGTATATCCCGGCAGAACATATTCCGAAAATATCAGTGAGTAATTGGAAAGAAGATTATTTATATGGATTAAAAAGTCTTGGACTTGATCTTATGATTACGAGAACAAATAAAGAAAATTAA
- a CDS encoding maltose O-acetyltransferase — MKTEKEKMLAGEMYIADDEELVADRVETKRLTRLYNEAMETGDEQRFTLLNQLLGSSADGKTHINPDFRCDYGYNIHVGKSFFANFNCVILDVCEVRIGDNCMFAPGVHIYTATHPLHPVERNSGKEYGKPVKIGNNVWVGGGAIINPGISIGDNVVIASGAVVTKDVPNNVVVGGNPAKVIKTIEE; from the coding sequence ATGAAAACGGAAAAAGAAAAGATGTTGGCGGGAGAAATGTATATTGCGGATGACGAAGAATTAGTGGCTGATAGGGTGGAGACAAAACGTTTGACACGTCTTTATAACGAGGCTATGGAGACAGGAGATGAACAACGTTTTACTTTATTAAATCAGCTTTTAGGTTCTTCAGCTGACGGAAAAACCCACATTAATCCTGATTTTCGTTGTGATTACGGCTACAATATTCATGTTGGAAAGAGCTTTTTCGCAAATTTTAATTGTGTGATTTTGGATGTTTGTGAAGTACGAATCGGTGATAATTGTATGTTTGCACCTGGCGTTCACATTTATACTGCTACGCATCCGTTGCATCCGGTAGAGCGGAACTCTGGAAAAGAATATGGGAAGCCTGTAAAGATTGGTAACAATGTTTGGGTTGGCGGGGGAGCCATTATTAACCCTGGTATTTCAATTGGAGATAATGTTGTAATTGCTTCAGGGGCAGTTGTGACAAAAGATGTACCTAATAATGTAGTTGTTGGTGGTAACCCAGCTAAAGTTATTAAAACGATAGAAGAATAA
- a CDS encoding MFS transporter: MKKDFAENDTKILLASRNALFLLFALPGVAFATWISRTAAVREILAVSNAEMGWILFGLSVGSIIGLLSASRFIDCKGARGVIIGSMFFMIVGLLCLGINIYFVSSMGVFGSLLVFGVGYGLAEVALNVEGSSIERKLGTTLLPKFHGFFSVGTLVGALSGSVAASLHIPILYQFLAISIVFVLLVCMLYRFLPHGTGKKEKSRNKQRAKHTSLRMEKKVLLLGLFVLGMAFAEGSANDWLPIVMVDGYQQSVVTGSIMYTIFVLAMTLARMCSSYFLDRFGRAAVMRATIMMAIIGMTIVIFGSDSYFLALGVVLWGIGAALGFPIGLSAAGDGGENATSNVATVSIIGFTAFLVGPPFLGILGEAFGIRNALLAVLLFVILSGIVSSVTRENTSN; this comes from the coding sequence ATGAAGAAAGATTTCGCGGAGAATGATACAAAGATACTACTTGCCTCTCGAAACGCTCTATTCCTCTTATTTGCTTTGCCAGGTGTCGCTTTTGCTACATGGATTTCTAGAACGGCAGCGGTGCGAGAGATTTTAGCAGTTTCAAATGCAGAAATGGGCTGGATTTTGTTCGGACTATCAGTCGGTTCAATAATTGGTTTACTGAGTGCAAGTCGCTTCATTGACTGTAAGGGAGCTAGAGGCGTTATTATAGGCAGTATGTTTTTTATGATTGTTGGATTGCTTTGTTTAGGTATTAATATTTATTTTGTTTCTAGTATGGGGGTTTTTGGTAGCTTACTAGTATTTGGGGTAGGATATGGATTAGCAGAAGTCGCATTAAATGTAGAAGGTTCTTCCATTGAGCGGAAATTAGGAACAACACTTCTACCGAAATTTCACGGTTTTTTTAGCGTAGGAACTTTAGTAGGCGCGCTTAGTGGTTCTGTCGCGGCTTCGCTTCACATCCCAATTCTGTATCAGTTTCTTGCAATTTCGATCGTATTTGTATTACTTGTATGTATGTTGTATCGTTTTCTTCCGCATGGAACAGGAAAGAAGGAGAAATCGCGGAACAAACAGCGAGCAAAGCATACTTCCTTACGTATGGAAAAAAAGGTGCTTTTACTTGGTCTTTTTGTACTTGGAATGGCATTTGCAGAAGGGAGTGCTAATGATTGGCTACCTATCGTGATGGTAGACGGATATCAGCAAAGTGTAGTGACAGGTTCTATTATGTACACTATTTTTGTATTGGCAATGACGTTAGCTCGTATGTGTAGTAGTTATTTTCTTGATCGATTCGGTCGTGCCGCTGTTATGCGTGCTACTATTATGATGGCAATTATAGGAATGACAATTGTCATATTTGGGAGTGACTCATATTTTCTAGCACTTGGTGTAGTACTGTGGGGGATTGGTGCCGCGCTAGGTTTCCCGATTGGGCTTTCTGCTGCTGGAGATGGCGGCGAAAATGCGACTTCTAATGTTGCTACAGTTTCTATAATCGGTTTTACAGCGTTTTTAGTCGGACCACCATTTTTAGGGATACTTGGAGAAGCATTTGGAATACGTAATGCTTTGCTAGCTGTTTTATTATTTGTTATCTTGTCTGGAATTGTATCGTCTGTTACGAGAGAGAATACATCGAATTAA